From a region of the Hymenobacter jejuensis genome:
- a CDS encoding type I restriction endonuclease subunit R: MSQGPEFLTSEQPALALLQRLGYQYLPGTALADERPYLTQAVLPQRLRDALTRLNPELSDTNQQKAYDVLTTEHTASLLEDNQRVWELLRGDTLTLKQALPSGEEAFVPVRFLDYQNPASNEFLAVNQVTFHGKAGHSIPDIVLYVNGLPLAVIECKASGAANAWNSAYSDLAFYQKNSPRLFVYNQICAGIWGVGGRYGALGAPQAFYSHYRADDEPELVALLDGRPPTAQDQLLYNLFRPERLLDLVRHFVLFELDEGRILKKLPRYQQVRAVNNTIAKLQAHQQGGVVWHTQGSGKSLTMAYLTRKLQAPEYGFDNPTVLLLTDRQDLDQQITTTFQNVGFKGVQQARSVRHLDRLLRNDYGGILTTTLQKFQQPYDPDAPAADAPPAEDELAAPETEPQRVERRLQDNLLITITKALRDGKWEEQRREEVPLAVLSAKPNLYVLVDEAHRSHYGFLAAFMRTVLPNAKFVAFTGTPISKEDKSTLAEFYGDQYLDVYTLVESVADGATVPLLYDAGIARLDVKKAELDAEFETRFGHESEEKQAQLKEAALHQYQRSAGRLRDISRHLLEHYRDKIFPDGHKALLVCAGRQAALDYQQTMLALKESGFHHFTTKVVVSLGSPKSDPIAADHFERVAWNRDNPHDPRPLLVTPPEEIKAVTEDFKLPFGDESLLDQSGTRKKHDNTAILIVSDMLLTGYDAPIAGCLYLDKPLKEHNLLQAIARVNRTYKSKAAGYIVDYNGITQHLLQALEIFSGDVRPDDLLKNLSEEIPQLELNHAKVLAFCKPLKADRHDRRASFIDECVQFIEPLHRRDEFKALLKAFNKSVNLVLPNQAALQYQADFKLFNEIKVRARNAYPDDDELRISPDESQMLRQLLNEHLTSQGVQNLLAAPVSIIDREQFRQELLNASPGTKMLTMRNQLKHVIRLGLDRNPDFYKPLAQRLEELLQAYEAQRLDQTQLLLAFGALAEDVRHENREGHAEGFLTDGQIAIFNSMKTIFAGEAAAATVQLFELVSGELEIVGWREKGEVRSDMESKIRTLLLDKLPRPQAREKARELVEILRKN, translated from the coding sequence ATGAGCCAAGGCCCGGAGTTTCTGACCTCGGAACAGCCCGCCCTGGCGCTGCTCCAGCGGCTGGGCTACCAGTACCTCCCGGGTACGGCGCTGGCCGACGAGCGGCCCTACCTCACCCAGGCCGTGCTGCCCCAGCGCTTGCGTGACGCCCTTACTCGGCTCAATCCTGAGCTCAGTGACACCAACCAGCAAAAGGCTTACGATGTGCTCACTACGGAGCATACCGCCTCGCTACTGGAAGACAACCAGCGCGTGTGGGAGCTGCTGCGCGGCGACACGCTCACGCTAAAGCAGGCACTGCCCAGCGGCGAAGAAGCTTTCGTGCCCGTGCGCTTCCTGGACTACCAGAACCCGGCGAGCAACGAGTTCCTGGCCGTCAACCAGGTTACGTTTCACGGCAAGGCCGGCCATTCCATTCCGGATATCGTCCTGTATGTCAATGGCTTGCCCTTAGCCGTTATCGAGTGCAAGGCCAGCGGGGCCGCCAACGCCTGGAACAGCGCCTACAGCGACTTGGCCTTTTACCAGAAGAACTCCCCGCGGCTGTTCGTGTACAACCAAATCTGCGCCGGCATCTGGGGCGTGGGCGGGCGCTACGGGGCCCTCGGCGCCCCGCAGGCCTTCTACTCCCACTACCGCGCCGACGACGAGCCCGAGCTGGTGGCCCTGCTCGACGGCCGGCCGCCCACGGCCCAGGACCAGCTGCTGTATAACCTGTTCCGGCCCGAACGCCTGCTCGACCTGGTGCGCCACTTCGTACTGTTCGAGCTCGACGAAGGGCGCATCCTTAAAAAGCTGCCGCGCTACCAGCAGGTGCGCGCCGTGAACAACACCATCGCCAAGCTGCAAGCGCACCAGCAGGGCGGCGTGGTGTGGCATACGCAGGGCAGCGGCAAGTCGCTCACCATGGCCTACCTGACGCGCAAGCTCCAGGCCCCCGAGTACGGCTTCGACAACCCCACGGTGCTCCTCCTCACCGACCGCCAGGACCTGGACCAGCAGATCACGACCACCTTCCAGAACGTGGGCTTCAAAGGGGTGCAGCAGGCCCGCTCGGTGCGCCACCTCGACCGGCTGCTGCGCAACGACTACGGCGGCATCCTCACCACCACGCTCCAAAAGTTTCAGCAACCCTACGACCCGGATGCTCCCGCTGCGGACGCCCCGCCCGCCGAAGACGAGCTCGCCGCCCCGGAAACGGAACCCCAGCGGGTGGAGAGGCGCCTGCAGGATAACCTGCTCATTACCATCACCAAGGCCCTGCGCGACGGCAAGTGGGAGGAGCAGCGCCGCGAAGAAGTCCCGCTCGCAGTGCTCAGCGCCAAGCCCAACCTCTACGTGCTCGTCGACGAGGCCCACCGCAGCCACTACGGCTTCCTGGCCGCCTTCATGCGCACGGTGCTGCCGAACGCCAAGTTCGTGGCCTTCACCGGCACGCCCATTTCCAAGGAAGACAAATCGACGCTGGCCGAGTTTTACGGCGACCAGTACCTGGACGTGTACACCCTGGTCGAATCGGTGGCCGACGGCGCCACCGTGCCCCTGCTCTACGACGCCGGCATTGCCCGCCTCGACGTCAAGAAAGCCGAGCTGGACGCCGAATTCGAAACCCGGTTTGGCCACGAGTCGGAAGAGAAGCAAGCCCAGCTCAAGGAAGCGGCCCTGCACCAATACCAACGCTCAGCCGGCCGCCTTCGCGACATCAGCCGGCACTTGCTCGAGCATTACCGCGACAAGATCTTCCCCGACGGGCACAAAGCCCTGCTGGTGTGCGCGGGCCGGCAGGCCGCCCTCGATTACCAGCAAACTATGTTGGCCCTGAAAGAGTCGGGCTTTCACCACTTCACCACCAAAGTGGTGGTCAGCTTGGGTTCGCCCAAGTCGGACCCCATTGCCGCCGACCATTTCGAGCGGGTCGCCTGGAACCGGGACAACCCACACGACCCGCGGCCGCTGCTGGTGACGCCCCCCGAAGAGATTAAGGCCGTCACGGAGGATTTCAAGCTGCCCTTCGGCGACGAATCCCTGCTCGACCAGTCGGGCACCCGCAAGAAGCACGACAACACGGCCATCCTGATTGTGTCGGACATGCTGCTGACGGGCTACGACGCGCCCATTGCCGGCTGCCTCTACCTCGACAAGCCCCTGAAAGAGCACAACCTGCTGCAGGCCATTGCCCGCGTCAACCGCACCTACAAGAGCAAAGCGGCGGGCTACATCGTGGACTACAACGGCATCACCCAGCACCTGCTGCAGGCCCTGGAGATCTTCAGCGGCGACGTGCGCCCCGACGACCTCCTCAAAAACCTCAGCGAGGAAATTCCCCAGCTCGAGCTGAACCACGCCAAAGTGCTGGCCTTTTGCAAGCCCCTCAAAGCCGACCGCCACGACCGCCGCGCGAGCTTCATCGACGAGTGCGTCCAGTTCATCGAGCCGCTGCACCGCCGCGACGAGTTCAAGGCCCTGCTGAAGGCCTTCAACAAATCCGTGAACCTCGTGCTGCCGAATCAGGCGGCCCTGCAGTACCAGGCGGATTTCAAGCTGTTCAACGAAATCAAGGTGCGCGCCCGCAACGCCTACCCCGACGACGACGAGCTGCGCATCAGCCCCGACGAGAGCCAGATGCTGCGGCAACTGCTCAACGAGCACCTCACCTCCCAGGGCGTGCAGAACCTGCTGGCCGCGCCGGTGAGCATCATCGACCGCGAGCAGTTTCGGCAGGAGCTCCTCAACGCCTCGCCCGGCACCAAGATGCTCACCATGCGCAACCAGCTCAAGCACGTCATCCGGCTGGGCCTGGACCGCAACCCCGATTTCTACAAGCCCCTGGCCCAGCGCCTGGAAGAGCTGCTGCAGGCGTACGAAGCCCAGCGCCTGGACCAAACCCAGCTGCTGCTGGCCTTCGGCGCGTTGGCCGAGGACGTGCGACACGAAAACCGGGAAGGCCACGCCGAAGGATTTCTCACGGACGGGCAGATTGCCATCTTCAACTCCATGAAGACGATCTTTGCCGGGGAAGCCGCCGCAGCCACCGTGCAGCTCTTCGAGCTGGTGAGCGGCGAGCTGGAGATCGTGGGCTGGCGGGAGAAGGGCGAGGTGCGCAGCGACATGGAAAGCAAAATTCGCACCCTGTTGCTCGACAAGTTGCCGCGCCCCCAGGCGCGGGAGAAGGCCCGGGAGCTCGTAGAGATTTTGCGAAAAAACTAA
- a CDS encoding restriction endonuclease subunit S, whose protein sequence is MKQTVIGEIPADWKVAKLGEAGKIFSGATPDTKVTEYWNGEIAWCTPTDITALKGKVYINKTQKRISEAGLINSSASLLPVGSLVICTRATLGDCAINLIPITTNQGFKSIVPNENWNIHFLYYLINNSKEIIRRLSSGSTFLEISKKAFENIDVPFPPLPEQQKIAEILSTVDEKMAVIDEQLAQTQELKKGLMQRLLTKGIGHTAFKDSQLGEIPESWEVVKQADVATFYNGRAYKLTEWEAEGTPVIRLQNLTGSGKDYYYSNLKLPAHQYCHNGDLLYMWSATFGPVWWRGDKAIFHYHIWKIEVNAERLDQNYHYYLLDNVTARMKSQSHGSAMLHVTKGGMEKLQVAIPPVPEQRQIAEILTTLDDKLQVLTDKKAQYQELKRGLMQQLLTGQRRVKVPAEEVVLA, encoded by the coding sequence ATGAAGCAAACCGTTATCGGGGAAATTCCGGCCGACTGGAAAGTAGCAAAGTTGGGCGAGGCAGGTAAGATCTTTAGTGGAGCAACACCTGACACGAAAGTGACTGAGTATTGGAATGGAGAGATTGCATGGTGTACGCCTACAGATATAACCGCGCTCAAGGGCAAAGTCTACATCAATAAAACCCAAAAACGAATTAGTGAAGCAGGCTTAATAAATTCCTCTGCCTCATTATTGCCTGTTGGTTCGCTGGTTATTTGTACGCGCGCAACGCTTGGAGATTGCGCTATTAATCTAATTCCGATCACCACAAACCAGGGGTTCAAAAGCATTGTTCCTAACGAAAATTGGAACATACATTTTCTATATTACCTGATTAATAACAGCAAGGAAATAATTCGGCGGTTGTCAAGTGGCAGTACGTTTCTGGAAATTTCCAAAAAGGCTTTCGAGAATATTGACGTACCGTTTCCTCCACTTCCCGAGCAGCAGAAAATCGCCGAAATCCTGTCCACGGTGGACGAGAAGATGGCCGTGATTGACGAACAGCTCGCGCAAACCCAGGAGCTGAAAAAGGGCCTGATGCAGCGCCTGCTGACGAAAGGCATTGGCCATACCGCGTTCAAAGACTCACAGCTGGGGGAAATACCCGAAAGCTGGGAGGTAGTCAAGCAGGCTGATGTCGCAACATTTTACAATGGCAGAGCATACAAGCTGACCGAGTGGGAAGCGGAAGGCACACCAGTGATCAGGTTACAAAACCTGACGGGTTCTGGAAAAGATTATTATTATTCAAACCTGAAATTGCCCGCACATCAATATTGCCACAATGGTGATTTGCTGTATATGTGGTCAGCTACTTTTGGGCCTGTGTGGTGGCGCGGCGATAAGGCAATTTTCCACTACCATATTTGGAAAATCGAAGTAAATGCTGAACGGCTTGATCAGAACTATCACTATTATCTCCTAGATAATGTAACCGCACGGATGAAAAGCCAGTCTCACGGTTCTGCTATGTTGCACGTCACGAAAGGTGGTATGGAAAAACTGCAGGTAGCCATTCCTCCTGTGCCTGAACAACGTCAGATAGCTGAGATTCTTACCACTCTCGATGACAAGCTGCAAGTTCTCACTGACAAAAAGGCCCAATATCAGGAACTCAAGCGTGGGCTAATGCAACAGTTGCTCACAGGCCAGCGCCGGGTGAAAGTGCCCGCGGAAGAAGTCGTGCTGGCATGA
- a CDS encoding type I restriction-modification system subunit M, whose amino-acid sequence MPQLDLQTLESWLWDSANILRGSIDSSDFKNYIFGLLFLKRANDVFEEAVEATMARDGVSREEAEEEPHFKMPAEARWAEVKKATENIGVVLDKAFAAIERENTQLEGVMTATKFGDKEKLSDATLQRLLRHFNQHSLRNADLYTPDLLGDAYEYLIKQFADDAGKKGSEFYTPRGVVKLIVGLIKPEPKNRVYDPTCGSGGMLIEAARYIAQQPGGKVGNNINVSLYGQEKNLGTWAIAKLNMLLHNFNSADLRKGDTLVSPQHKNSDTELMLFDRVIANPPFSQDRWWTPAEIHQEKKLDKKGKEKEIAPNYASAVVDKFGRLHYGIPPRGYADLAFLQHMLAVLKQDGRMGVVLPHGTLFRGGAEGSIRQKLLDADLVEGIVGLPSALFYNTGIPAAIWVLSKTKAEALKKKVLMLDASQEFKEGKNQNELEDRHVERILAAYAAAQDEEKFMRVVELTEIKANDYNLNISRYIDRSEAAAAIDLPTVHAALRELEAKEAEIDAKLERLLEEIGI is encoded by the coding sequence ATGCCTCAACTCGACCTGCAAACCCTCGAATCCTGGCTCTGGGATTCGGCCAACATCCTGCGCGGCAGCATCGACAGCTCCGACTTCAAAAACTACATCTTCGGCCTGCTCTTCCTGAAGCGTGCCAACGATGTGTTCGAGGAAGCCGTGGAAGCCACCATGGCCCGCGACGGCGTGAGCCGCGAGGAGGCCGAAGAAGAGCCCCACTTCAAAATGCCCGCCGAAGCCCGCTGGGCGGAGGTGAAGAAAGCCACCGAAAACATCGGCGTGGTGCTCGACAAGGCCTTCGCGGCCATCGAGCGCGAAAACACCCAGCTGGAAGGCGTGATGACGGCCACCAAGTTCGGCGACAAGGAGAAGCTCTCCGACGCCACCTTGCAACGCCTGCTGCGCCACTTCAACCAGCACTCCCTGCGCAACGCCGACCTCTACACCCCCGACCTGCTCGGCGACGCCTACGAATACCTCATTAAGCAATTTGCCGACGACGCCGGCAAGAAAGGCAGCGAGTTCTACACGCCCCGCGGCGTGGTGAAGCTCATCGTAGGCCTGATCAAGCCCGAGCCCAAAAACCGCGTGTACGATCCGACGTGCGGCTCGGGCGGCATGCTCATTGAGGCGGCCCGCTACATTGCCCAGCAGCCGGGCGGCAAAGTCGGTAACAACATCAACGTCTCGCTCTACGGGCAGGAGAAGAACCTGGGCACCTGGGCCATCGCTAAGCTCAACATGCTGCTGCACAACTTCAACAGCGCCGACCTGCGCAAGGGTGACACGCTGGTTAGCCCCCAGCACAAGAACTCCGACACCGAGCTCATGCTCTTTGACCGCGTGATCGCCAACCCGCCCTTTTCGCAGGACCGTTGGTGGACGCCCGCCGAAATCCACCAGGAAAAGAAGCTCGACAAGAAGGGCAAGGAAAAGGAAATTGCTCCGAACTACGCCAGTGCCGTCGTCGACAAGTTTGGGCGCCTGCACTACGGCATTCCGCCCCGGGGCTACGCCGACCTGGCCTTTTTGCAGCACATGCTGGCCGTGCTCAAGCAGGATGGCCGCATGGGCGTGGTGCTGCCCCACGGCACGCTGTTCCGCGGCGGGGCCGAAGGCTCGATCCGCCAGAAGCTGCTCGACGCCGACTTGGTGGAAGGCATCGTAGGGCTGCCCTCGGCGCTGTTTTACAACACCGGCATTCCGGCCGCCATTTGGGTGCTTTCCAAAACAAAGGCCGAAGCCCTGAAGAAAAAGGTGCTCATGCTCGATGCCAGCCAAGAGTTCAAGGAAGGCAAAAATCAGAACGAGCTGGAAGACCGCCACGTGGAGCGCATTCTGGCGGCCTACGCGGCGGCCCAGGATGAGGAGAAGTTTATGCGGGTGGTGGAGCTGACCGAGATCAAAGCCAACGACTACAACCTGAACATCTCCCGCTACATCGACCGCAGCGAAGCCGCCGCTGCCATTGATTTGCCGACTGTGCACGCGGCTCTGCGCGAGCTGGAAGCCAAAGAGGCTGAGATCGACGCCAAACTCGAACGCTTGCTGGAGGAGATTGGGATATGA
- a CDS encoding MerR family transcriptional regulator: MKPSPLSELLYHLTVVSTADVDNHLFTHYEKHGFFAGEREARLVALAAERLAAVATGVLEAQRWERQLKESTSRELHLVKSQESTSMLTVEQAAAAMGVCTKTCLKLIQTGRLPAKNYNEGTVHKPLWRVPSSAVLATR, encoded by the coding sequence ATGAAACCATCGCCTCTTTCCGAGCTTCTTTATCACCTGACCGTCGTGTCCACAGCGGATGTGGACAACCATCTGTTCACTCACTACGAAAAGCATGGTTTTTTCGCAGGTGAGCGCGAAGCACGGTTGGTTGCCCTAGCGGCTGAGCGTTTAGCTGCTGTTGCTACTGGCGTACTGGAAGCCCAGCGCTGGGAAAGGCAACTGAAAGAAAGCACCAGCCGAGAATTGCACCTCGTCAAATCGCAAGAGTCAACCAGCATGTTGACCGTAGAACAAGCCGCGGCGGCTATGGGAGTATGCACAAAAACGTGCTTGAAACTCATTCAAACCGGAAGGCTTCCAGCTAAAAACTATAATGAAGGTACAGTACATAAGCCCCTGTGGCGTGTACCTTCCTCGGCAGTACTTGCCACTCGGTAG